The following nucleotide sequence is from Nycticebus coucang isolate mNycCou1 chromosome 8, mNycCou1.pri, whole genome shotgun sequence.
AGACATTCCTGGGAAAAGTCAGGCCccatccacctgccccagctAGGGACCCAGAGTCCCTTCTTACTCTCCTAGCCTTTATCCCCAGCCAAGAAACCCTCTGACCCCTCTGACCCCACATCATATGGTTGGAAGGCCAGGTCCTTACTTCTTACCTAATTGCCTAGTGTCAGAGCAAAGTCAGTAGGGAATCTGAGGCCTTGCTGATTCACAGGCTGTGAGGGGAATGGAAGGGAGGAGCATTTGGACTTCCTGACTCCTGGATCAAAACCCCACACCTCATATGAGGCTGCTGTATCTGGGATTGGCATGATCTGGGATAAGGTACAAAGACCTAGAACAAGATGTGGCCTGCCACCTACAGGCTTATAGAAGGCTATTCTGTGACTCCCCCAGACATGCAATCTCTGGCCAGGAAGTCACTTGCCATCTCCTGAACCTACCCAGAATCAGGGCAGCTACATGGTGACCTTTGAGTTCTCTGGTCCTAGCCATGTGTTCTGGAGTCCTGGGTGTCAAGTGTGGACTTCTGGCTCCCATgcgcccccacctccccacccccattcctgGCCAAGAGAGCAGATCTACTGCAAGGGCAGGTGAGGCACTGTGGTTGGGAGGCCAAGCCCTCGCCTCACTGTACAGACATTTCTGAGAAATCAACAGCTTCACCCCAATGTGAAGCCGCATCAGGGGATGCCTTACCAAGAACTCAAGAGGACGTGGCCTgtggcagggagagggaagaatggGTGCAGGGGAGGGGTCATGGTGCCTTCTTTTCTCTGCCTGTTGATGAGTGGTTTCTGGTAATAGGTGCAGGAGTCTAAAGTGCAAAGTTGCAGGTGGCATGTGGCCCAACGAGTTGGATTTTCCTTGGGGGTAAGAAGGTGGCTCAGGCCCCAGCCTGGCAGTATGTCGAGTAGGAAACTCAAGCCTGGGGATATGAGCTATTCCTACCCAGCCTGGTGTGGTGAGGCTGTATAGGATTTGGGAGGGTCAGGGCTTTGTCTGTCATTGACTTGGGGAAAGCAATGTCACCTCCCTGGGGTTGCCCCACAGGGGATGTAATCCTAATAGAAGTTGCTTGTGACACTGAAGTCCTGCTGAGGCCTTGGGCCAACCTCTTGAAGGAGTGTGGAGTCCATGTGGGGGACAGTAGCTGCAGGCAGAGCAAACAACTGCCGGCACCCTGACTTGTTCGCGCATGCCCCCACCCTTCTACCCAGCCTGTTCTTGGATTCTTTTCATGTTCACCTGGAGGGGGTATCCTGGACCTGTGACCAACTTGGCTTTTAATCTCCCCAAAGAGCCATCAGCACCAGACTGAGGGAAGCTCTTCACTGGGTGAGAAAGAGAAAGTTTCTGGATTTCATAGGGTGATCTCCACTCCTGCCACCCCACTCCTGCTGTGGTTCCATAACTAAGATGAGTCTCCCATGGTCTGCAGCGTAAGGGAGAGCAAGAGGCCACTGGTAGTGGTGAGACCCCAATTCTTTCAGCCTCACATCCTGCCCAAGGTGGTCACTCACATATCTGGTGTGTGTCTCTGAGGTTGTGGCTATCTGTGAGGTGGCTGGCCGCTGTGGCTGGCTGAGAGGTCATTCTCCAGCCAGAGTAGGTCTGTCTGTGACCAGAAAACCAAAGGAGGCTCACATCCCTCATATGTCCTGGCCACCCTGCTGGCGTTTCAGCAGGTGGCCTTACCACTGAGACCACAGGCTCTCAGCCACAGCCCTAGACTCTGTGCCAGTCCCAGCCTCATGGGCCAGCTTGCTACAAGTATCTAAAGGTCTCCAGTAGTGCCTGGCCCAGGTCCAGTGGAAGTAAGTGAGTGGAAGGAAGCCTGCTGGATCTACTTACCCAAGCTAGGCAGTAGCTTATTTGGTGATGATGGGGCTTGGAACAGGGAAGGGTAGATCTGCTGGCTACATTCTGCTCACCTTGGACTTTCTACCCTTGGTGTAGATGAACTTTATTACTGGGATTGGGGGAGTCTGGAAGGATGAGATGCTTTGAGAGGCTCAGTACTGGGAGTTTTTGTGGAAAATGGGTTTGAGCGATCTGGAATCCCTTGCTCCAGTGTGCCTGCCTGATGATTTTGGAGGTTTGGAGGGACCTGGGAGCATGAGACCCAGAAGGTGGCTTCCCAGGGCCGCAGAGAGCTTGACAAGCACTTGGAAAGTAGTGAAGAGGCTTCTCTATGGCAAAAGCTTTGCCTGTTTAGCGCACACAGACCCCAGGTCTTCCCATCATGGAGTCTGGTGGGTCTGTCAAATCCCATTCTAGAccttagaccaggcgtcctcaaactgcggcccgcggtcCACATGAAGTGTTGTGAAtcgtatttgttcctgttttgttttttacttcaaaataagatatgtgcagtgtgcataggaatttgttcatagttttttttttttaaactatagtctggccctccaatggtctgagggacagtgaattggccccctgtttaaaaagtttgaggacacctgccttaGACTCTGGGTAGGGAAAGCTGTGGTAGGGAGCCTGGCCAGAGCTTAAGGAAGGCTTTCTGGGCCTCTCTTCAGGTGAGAGAAATCACCCACTTGCTGTCCCCTTACCCAGTTCCCTGAGCCAATCCTGCCTAGGAGCTGAGATCCCAGGAGTGCTGAGCCTCTGCATAGCCCCTCTGCCAAGTCCAAAGGGACTGCCTTTGAAAAGGGGCCACACTGTCCTTTCCCTGCTCCACACTGATTAGGAACATTTTGTCCATTGGACAGCAGCAGCTCTCCACCCCTCATCCCTACCCTGGTTTGGCTCCATGCGTAGTTCCTGTAGACAGCAGATGGTTAGGTGAGACTTAAAACCCTCTTATTTCCAAAGTAACAATGTCTGAAAGGGTCATCCTGCCACCAATGGGTACAGTATAGTTGGGCACCTCCCACTTCACCCTGTGTGTGCCACAtctccccaccaccacacctCCACCCCACCAAAGAAGGGAATTCTCTATCCTTGGCCTGGGAGCCTccttgaaacctttcaagctcaGCTCTCTGAGGAGGCTGGGGACACACTGGCCCTTGGTTACCATGAGCCACAGGTCAGGCTTCAGGTacacctgggcctcagtttctttgtggGAGAATTGTGAGAATCCATCAGATTAGTGTAGGGAAAGCTCTGTACTAGGGCTAGGCACAGTGGGAGTGGCCAGGAACTATCAGGGTTCTTAGCATTTCTGGGAGCACAAAATGGGAGAATGAATATCTGTAAAGGGCTTAGCTGGGGATATTGGATGCTTATCCAGTAGGTATGGGATCAGTTTCATAAATGTTCAGTTTAGCCCCCAGCACACCCCACAAGGTGGCTAGCTTCAACTGTGCTCAACTTtatagacagggaaactgaggcatggagaggcAGGGTGACCTGCCCATGGATTTTCCCCATGAAGATCAATCTGACTTTGGCCACCTTCCTTTCCTACATTCATTCACACAGTGGCTACCTGCTTGGGCTTCTGTGCCAAGACCTGCCGGGGACAGGTTAACACCAACTCTGATCCAGACCTCTCTGCTTCACAGGAACTGGTTGAATGGGTCCTGGAGGCTATAACCCAGAGATCCCATGCAGTGGGAGCCCAAGGTGGCCCCCTCATTCTAGAGGTGGGCTGTGGATCAGGAGCTATCTCTCTTAGTCTACTGAGCAAGCTCCCCCAGGTAAGTACCCTTCACCCTACTGTAGAAAGACTAACTGACACTCACCTTCCCATTGGTCCTTTTCCCACATCCCTCTGCTAGGAGTACTAGAGGGGAAACAACCAGGCAAGGGAGGACAGGGCTGTCTCCAACCTACTATAGTCACGGACTCTAATTCTCATCCCTATCTGGCTCCCATCCCTGGCCACAGAGAGGAAAAAGCTTTTGGGTATTTTCCTCCTATTCTGGTGGGTGGTTGCAGTAGGGTCCCCAGGTCCATAAACTCCCAACATTCTCTCTTCGACATACCCTCCATTTGTTCTTGGGACAGAGCCAAGTCATTGCTGTGGATAAGGAGGTGGCCGCCATCTCTCTGACCCATGAGAATGCTCAGAGGTAGGTGGGGGAACCAGAGGGCTAGGGTGAGGGAGCTGGACTTTGGAACTGATCTTGACCCCATTCAGGTATCAACCCCACCAATGTCTGATTTCTGCTCccaggaagggggagagggtgggggcaCCCTGCCATGGGTCCTACAGAGTTACGAAGGGCACTCAGTATCTTGCTGCTGCAAGAAGCATTCATGGTTCATCTTCTTGTAGTCAAGGGTAGGGGTCTATCCCACGTGCTAAACCACCCCTCCCCTTTTCTCTAGGCTTCGGTTGCAGGACAGAATTCAGATCATCCCACTGGATGTGACCTCAGGTACTCTCCCTTACCTATATCCTCTGAGGTGGGGATCATAGATACAGGTGCTGTGGgtggagatggagggagggctTTCCCCATGGACATACATAGCATCTCAGACCAGTCCTTGCTGAGGACGGACAAGTTGCTGTTGCCTTCTGAGCTGACCTGACCAGAGAGACCTTCTGAATCCCTCATAACTGAAGACTTTAAGGACTTGATTATTGACAAGAGACAAGCAGAAGCTTAAAAGAAAACCTTTGGGACTAAAATATATGAGTGCccttcctgcccttccctggcctAGAAAGAAGAGGCCCAGGCACTATGTAGCTCAGCCACAGCCTTTTTAGCATCCTCAGGTTTCTGCCTCTAGTTCTGGCTCTATCATTTTTCTCATGAGATCCAAGAGCTTCCTACCCTGTGCCCCCTCCATGGACTGTGATACACCTGTTACACTATCTGGCACAGCACGGAACCAGTAATCAAAGCCATCTGCAATCAGTTGACTGATGCCAGGCCTGCCCTCCATGTATTCTCATCCCCTGTTAGCTATGAGGCACACTGTAAGACCAGTGGACCTGCAGAGGAGAAAGGCTCTTGCTTTGCCCAGGCAATAAGGGAGGTCTTCCTGGAAGTGGCACTTGAAGTGTATCTTGCTTAAGGAGTAAGTTTTTGACAGGAGGAAGAGAGGGCAAGGACATTCTACGTGGAGGGCTGCCATATCAGAGTATGTACACTCCAGCCCAGGTTGCTGGCTGGGAACCAGGATCCTGACCACAAATTTGCAGgtttgggctcggcacccatagctcagtggttagggtgccagccacatacaccggggctggtgggttcaaacccagcccaggtctacTATACAACAaggacaacaataaaaaatagccaggcgttgtggcaggcacctgtagtcctagttacttggaaggctaaggcaagagaattgcttaagcccaagagtttgaggttgctgtgagctgtgatgctacagcactctaccaaggggacatagttagactgtctcaaaaaaaaaaaaattgcaagtttAGTTTATCATGTACAGAGATAAGCCCAAAGTGTGGCTTGGAGGCAGGGTCTACTCATGGACATTGGCGGTAGGTGGAGCTACCATCCTTTTACCTCCCAATGGGACAATCCCTTTTGTGTGTCCCCTTCTTTGATTACAGAAGGGAGTTGGAAACACCTTCTGTCCTGGGGCTCCATGGACTTGATCATCAGCAACCCTCCGTATGTTTTCCATCAGGACATGGAGCTGCTGGCCCCCGAGATCCTCAGGTGCTGGGTAGGGTGGAACATGGAAGCCAAGCCTGAGAAGGCTTAGTGGGATTGGTCTGCCCTTGAGGACCTCACAGTCTGGAAGAGTGGGAGAGTAGGTATTGAAATAGATAATGGTGTTGAGAGGGTGCATGCCACAGCCCACAATCCTACCTGGATTCAGCTTCTGCCTTCCCACTTAATATAGCCACTGAACTTCTCTGAGTCTTTATCCTGCCCTTGAAAGGAGAGAAGTGGCGCTTTGTAGGGCCTTAAGGAGTACTCAGTGATGACTCAAAAGTATCGGACA
It contains:
- the HEMK1 gene encoding MTRF1L release factor glutamine methyltransferase isoform X2, translated to MPLQYILGEWDFQGLNLKMVPPVFIPRPETEELVEWVLEAITQRSHAVGAQGGPLILEVGCGSGAISLSLLSKLPQSQVIAVDKEVAAISLTHENAQRLRLQDRIQIIPLDVTSEGSWKHLLSWGSMDLIISNPPYVFHQDMELLAPEILSYEDPVALDGGEEGMDIITQILVLAPQVLKYSGSIFLEVDPRHPELVSSWLQSHPDLYLNLVAVHRDFCGRPRFLHIQRSGP